The sequence below is a genomic window from Theobroma cacao cultivar B97-61/B2 chromosome 6, Criollo_cocoa_genome_V2, whole genome shotgun sequence.
AAGGATGAGCACTGTTATCTGGGACTAACTTGCAGCTTTGGCTTATCTTTTCACCACTTTCAACAGACTCTGCCTTGGCAGAACCATCAACTTTTGAACCACTGTCCGCCCTTCCTAGAGAGCGAGACAGCATTTCTTGGCTGTCACCGTGAGGATCCTCCCTATTTATCTCATCAGGAACAACCTCATCCATCAACCCAGGATCTGGAGCAGATTCACCTGTTTGACCCTGATTTTCAGCATCTTCTATTCTGGGTTCTACATCACCAACTACACTATCTGTTCTATGCACAGAGACATCTGCTCCATGGATTTCAGCTTCATGGCTGGCGCACATACCGACACTCCCCCCACTAATTCCAAAACTGAGCCCATCCCTGGCCTGAGCTGTCACAGTTTCAGCATTGAAAATTTCCTCACCATCATTTGTACTGCTGATGCCCATTTCTCCTGGAACTGCTTCAGCAGCTGGTTGGAAACAAATACTCTGCTGAGCTTGATTACTATAATTCAACTCTGATGTGTCATTCATGTCAAGGTGGCCATATGTACTTGATGAGGGAAAATGGATATCATCAACATCTCCACGATAATTCTCAACACTTTCCATTGAGTCACCATCTGCACTGTGGCACACAGTATCCATAGCAATGACAGAGGATGCACGTGTTGAGTCTCTAGTTGAAGGTATTCCAATAACATGGTCGCTTCCTTGCCTAAACAGAGCAACTCTACTGCCATCTGCATAAGTTTCAAAACCAATCGAATGGCTTGGACCTGCATCAGATGAGTCTCTTGGATAAGGGGAGCAGTAAGTATCAAAAATATCTGAATCACGAGCACGTTTTGAAGGCCCAGCAGAATATTGTCTGCCATCAGTGACTTCGTCACCATCACGATCAATGACAGTTCCTTCAACACTATCAGCCTGCTGCACCCGTAACTGTGGCCTGTCATCTGAACTGGCACCTATTTCCAAGCTTCGCTTGCGAGAACTAGGACCCCGTGATTCATAAGAAGCTGCTCGATCACCAACCTCACTACCTGATGGTTGCCCAATCATTAGATCCCTACCCATGTCTGCATCATTCATATTTCTGGATGTCATAGTTTTACCCAACTGATTAAAAGAAAGACCCCCAGCCATCGTAAGATTCAAATCAACATCGGTTTTTTGCATCAATTTTCTCTCATCAGTTGTTCCTACTTCATCACGGTCTTCAGTCTGTTCTTTCTCCGGATCATCAGCAGCAAGCCAACCACCAATTCCACTGGCAGCACTTACTCCACGTGTCAATCCCATTTTTTTGCTTGTATCAGGGATGTCAATGTTGTTGGGAGCAACACGAGCAGGTCGAGGAACAGTTAAAAAATCCAATATCCTGACAGCAGCACCACATAAGCTACAATCTAACAAAGGTGACCTAAATTCAGATCTAGACTCCATGACTAACAATTTGTTTTTTCCAGAGTCCTTGGCTGAAGCATGTTTGCTAGGTCCAGGATCGTGTGAAAGATGGACCTGGGCTGCGCTAGGGCCAAAAGAACATCCATTTCTAGCTGATTGAGCAGAATGTTCTTCACAGTCTTGAACATTTAGAAGCCATCTTGGTTCCCATCCACACAAGCTTATCAGCTTTTGTGACTGCAAAAGGTAAAGCACATAAGAACATTGAAACATTGCCGTTTACCAGcagataaaaatatcattaatatATCTTACGCGATAATATAGACAAAAAGCAGCATCTCTAGAGTTATCAAGTTCTTGTATACTCTCTGATCTGGATTCAAACTCTGTCATAAAATTCTGCAACTGAGACAGAAGGCGATCAACCTGTGGACCCCAAGACACTCGCATATGTTCCACTGCAGATGCAGCTATGACAGGAAGGGACTGAAACTGCAAAAGTCCATCACATCTATCCTTGTATCCTGCAATTAGAGCAGACTGAGGTGCTGGAGGGAATTGGACCAAGCTTTCTTGACAGCTGTTTCCTCTCCAAGGACAAGCAACTTTGTGCCCAACATCCAGCTGCTTAGAAAAGGCTACACCAGCATCCTCAgcttgagaaagaaaaaattcccaaaaagaagataaatatCATTAGCAGATGAAAAATGGCAAAGAACAGAGACCATAGCATAGTATATGACAAGCATGTGAAAAATGGCAAAGAAAAGAGACCAAAACAAAGTGTATGATAAGCAACTTACTGCTAGCATAATCACGAGAACTGCAAACACacccaccccccccccccctcccaaaaaaaaaaaaaaaaagaaacactaTCCATAACATTAATTTCATGACAACCAAGCCCCCACTTCTACGTTAGAATAAACCAAAACAATTGTTATTGCTATTGACCACCATAACAAGTAAGAGCTAATGCAACATCAAGTATGAATAAAACAAACACAAATGGTTTAATTCACCATTTCCAATTAGCTGAtctaaagaaaacaaataagaGCAGAAGAAGTATTAAGCATCAATCACTTGGAAACATATACAAAGACACATTCATAAAGCTTTCCTGTAATTATGATTCTTAGCTACAACTATGTCAAATTAAATGCCATAAACCATTCCTAGACAGGCAAAGAACTACAGTTTCCTATTAGCACAActaatttaaaagaaaaagaaaaacataactGCTCCAAAACTGagttcttttttctatttgtcCATCTACCAAATCATTGTtcatctattttcttatatatcGGTAAGCATGTCTCAAAGCATCTAATATGTAGAAGGACCTAGGTATTTGTGGTGTCCATTAAAGCTgtaaatgagaaaaaagaaatagtcaAATTACAGCAGCTAACCTTCAGAAGCAGCCCAGGATGGGGAGGAAGCAAAATGCAGGCATGCCCCACATGTTTCGCATGCAATTTTATCAACATCTATATTCATCCAACCTCTCTGAGCACAAGCCAATGAGCTCACAACCTGcaattaatttgaaaaggATCAGATTGATGCCTTAAGATCTTATTAAGCATATTCTATAAcgtaaagaaaaatgaatgttttagacttgATGCAACCACTTTTAACTCCAAGAGAAATTTAGAAGTTTATATTTAACAGTGGGTCCATGATGTTCATTGTAATAGGGAATTGTCCATTTGTGATATATACCAGAGATCAATACATacaagcaaaagaaaacacCACGTCAGTTCAATGCAAACTCCAATAATAAGGAGATACCTCAGCAAGGGTGTACCTTAGGTTTCCCAAACCAATTTATAGGCTTAAATGTAGCCAAACGCCTAAGAAGATCCCCTCTTTCCCATGGTCGGCATGACGGTCTTGATGATCCAAGAGCAGATCCACCAGCACTAGTACTGAGTGAAGTCCATGGTGCTTGGGATCCAACAAAAGACTGAGAAGCTGCTTTGGAATTGTGTCCATGACCAGACCAATCTATACTGCCAACATTTGTTGGAACAGCAGGTGAAGATGCCCCAGCAGAACTGAAAAGAACAAGAAGCataactcttttttttcttttccgaATTCATAATGAAGCATCATGAATATGATTATTTcatataaaatgaataaattaacaaatagGCATGTTCATGCCTCCTCGTACTGTAAGTTAACAAGTCCCTTACATTTCAGTTTCTTTAACTTGAAATAACTTTCCTGCTAATGAAATGACATTCCTAGTAGACTTGAACCCAGTTTCCATCCTTTAAGCCCCCCACCCCTCAAAAATAACCACAAAAAAGGGTAATCTAGGGCTTAGCACGTTGACAAAACAACCATAGAAGTGATGAACAAATATCCTGTCTAGATCATCAAAGCATTATCACTGTGTTCTTCCTTTACATCACTCAAAACTCGAGCACAATTTTTCTAGCAGAATGAACACTATCATTCATTTCAGATCCTTCTATATTATTGCTTATTTCCAAGGGGCAAGAAATATCGAGCTACGGGTCCAATCTCAAATTCATAATCTTAGAGATAAAAGCAAGCAACCCAGTTTACTTGACCAACAAAAAAAAGCAAGGATAAAATTGAGTACAACCGATTAAGTTTCCATATAAAGCCATGTTAAGTGTCTagacaaatatatatacataaccCTGTCCTTGAAATGCAAAAACTAAATTAGATTCatggtttttaattttttttctgtttttcttttttagattCAAGAGAGAGTGCGCCCTGGGACAAACTTAGGATCTCTAGCCAAACCCCACCCCTCATTACTTGTCCTTCACTTTCCCAGCAAACAAACCACTTCGCTTTAACTAAATCTCAATCGTTTCTCCCTTTCCAAAACAATTAAACTCAACTGTAACTCCCAATCTTTCTCTCCTCGCTTTTCCCAGCTGCCAAACACAGCCAAGAAAtctaaccctaaccctaaccgCACAGAAACACAGCAAATTGATTGTAATAAAAACCCCAGCTTCACCAAGAAAAACAGAGATTGCGGAAACAAAACCCTAACATGAGAATTGAGTTGAAAAGATAGTGAAAGAAGAGAGTGAGAGTTGGTAGGTACCTCGCAGCAGGAGTGGGATCTATGGTCCCACCAGAGCTAATAACCTCTTCTCTCATAGCAGCGCCTTCCCTCCTACCTCCTTTGGCCTAAAGAAAATACCAATAGCAATAATGTCGAAACAGAGACCAACGATTGAGTCGAAACCGAGTAACTAGTTTGACGTTGTCCGCTCCATTTTATAGCGAGTATACTTGCCAGACGCGCGCAACACGAGTAATTAGTTTTCGGTCATGGATATGGGCCGGGCTCTTTTCTCAGTATTTGGGCCTCCCAGCTCTCGCTTCTTTAAGCCCATCAAGTTATAAAGCAAATTAGGAAAAAGATTACGAGTGGAAAATCCACTTAAATAGTCTCTAATTTTTGTTACTAATTAACTTTCCTTTCAAAGCTTTACATATATTTACTTCAGATTTTTGGAGTCAAAACTTGGTCACTTGCCTGTTAAAAGGACTTGTCTCCAATTTTGCCTTATTATATAGGAAGAACGAAATAAAAGCAACACGTTTCAATCCCAAacactatttttcttttctctttttcccattttatttattcataaattCAAGTGATTGGTACAATAAGTTCTCAAAACAGCAGAGCAATAAGGTAAATAAGTTCTTTCTGGATCATAGCATCCAGCAGAGACAGACATAAAGCTGGCACATGAATAGAGTATTTTACACAGTAAAGTTACAACCATTGGAAACAAGATGAACATTCCTTTGAGTAACCAGTATCTGAGGTTCGCCCAAGAGAACTGACCAATGCGCATTGTGGAAAAAGCCAGTCATCGCGATGGAGCAGAACCAGCAGCAGCTCCTGCAATCATTGTAGGAATACCATGAAAGAAACCCAAAGATGGAAGAGTCAAATTATTGTCCCTAGTAGATGCtaggaatgaaaattttttgacaaCTAAGAAACTGGCTTTCTAATTTCTCACATTtctttaatgtaaataaataaattataatagaACCCAGAGCATGAGAGCAACCTACGCTACATATCGGAAAGTTGatgtaatttagtttaatttcacttgttcatcattccaaCAGAATATAACATTTCCAAACTGCTAAATACTGACACACTATTAAGTCATGCACGATAAGTTCATATATACACACACTTCAAATATTTTCCAAAAGGGTGAAGGCTGAAGGGATCAGATGAAAACACAACATATTTTCCCCAAATAAGGAGAAGGAGATTCCAGTTAGCTCACACAGACAACAACTTTAACTTTCAGTCCTGCTGCTGCCCTAGTATGAATATATGTTCGATTTAGATTCTCCATTGAACTAAAAGCATAGGAGGTTAGGTAATTGACATTTCAAATAAACACTTAACTAACTGGTATGATATACTAACCATCCTTTTCTTCCACTTTTCCTTCCTCTGCTGTTTTCCAAACAATATCTTTTAGCCCAGTAGAGAGATTATTGTAGAACTGTAAATTGAAGAAAGCAGAGTGTAAATTCAAGGTCCTATAAAGCCAGAggtaaaaagaaagggaaaaaaactCAGGTCAACTTCAAACCATGGAACACCAAATTGAGATGCTTTTTGCATGACTTTACATGATAAAATGACCGTGGTTATCAGCAAATGACTAAATGAGACTATCTACTATATTAACAGTAAAGAGGCCTAGAATATCTATTAAATGAGGAAGCATTTTAATAAGTAAACAACACAGCCACACTAACATCAGGTCTGATACCTTGTGAAATTCCAGGGTATCTCCGCCAGACTTTCGAAGTTCAACCATGCAAAGTGAAGGAGCCACCTGAAAAATCTGAAATGGGAAAGAGGCAGGGCTGGGGGGGTTATGGACCAGATCATCAATAACCACGTCCAAACAACTTTTAGTGAAGCAAACGGAAATTATGCTCAAAAGATAAAGGCTGAAAGAGAGGTACCTCCGTTGTAACAGCCAAATGACCCTTACGTCCAGTTTTTTCTCCTAGAAGCTTCATCTGAGATgggcaaaaaagaaaaaatgattcatcagaaatgagaaaataatttaacattTGATTACTGATTTGTAGTCAAAGAGATTATATATCATCTCAATCGAAGTACATATTAATCTTCCTATTTCAGCCAACAAGCCTCAGAGACATGGAACTAGTCAAGTGCTTAATGCAGATATCCAATACTCCAGTTCTATTAGCAAGAACTTGATACCAAAACAACCTTTACCAAATGAAGTTGGTAAACAAGcattaatcaaaattgaaTCTAGCACTTTAAAATATAGACCACTGCTTCATGGAACAGGTGATACAGtaattaacaaataataaaatatcatgataagtaagcatgaaaaatggaaagttTTTTCACATAAACAATAAAAGCAAATTCATCCATCTAAATTTCTTAAGAAGATCAAAAGCAGTCACAAcacaagaaagagattaaaccTTGTagttatttttcttcacatCAAAACCCAAGGGCATTGCAGCTTCCTCTATTTTTGAGATTATCTCATTAGCAGGACATTTGGAAGTGAATCTTGTTTCCCGTTTAACAAGTCCCTGTAATCAGAGGAAATTGCAGCCACCTTATCTTTCAAGGTTAT
It includes:
- the LOC18596450 gene encoding uncharacterized protein LOC18596450; the protein is MREEVISSGGTIDPTPAASSAGASSPAVPTNVGSIDWSGHGHNSKAASQSFVGSQAPWTSLSTSAGGSALGSSRPSCRPWERGDLLRRLATFKPINWFGKPKVVSSLACAQRGWMNIDVDKIACETCGACLHFASSPSWAASEAEDAGVAFSKQLDVGHKVACPWRGNSCQESLVQFPPAPQSALIAGYKDRCDGLLQFQSLPVIAASAVEHMRVSWGPQVDRLLSQLQNFMTEFESRSESIQELDNSRDAAFCLYYRSQKLISLCGWEPRWLLNVQDCEEHSAQSARNGCSFGPSAAQVHLSHDPGPSKHASAKDSGKNKLLVMESRSEFRSPLLDCSLCGAAVRILDFLTVPRPARVAPNNIDIPDTSKKMGLTRGVSAASGIGGWLAADDPEKEQTEDRDEVGTTDERKLMQKTDVDLNLTMAGGLSFNQLGKTMTSRNMNDADMGRDLMIGQPSGSEVGDRAASYESRGPSSRKRSLEIGASSDDRPQLRVQQADSVEGTVIDRDGDEVTDGRQYSAGPSKRARDSDIFDTYCSPYPRDSSDAGPSHSIGFETYADGSRVALFRQGSDHVIGIPSTRDSTRASSVIAMDTVCHSADGDSMESVENYRGDVDDIHFPSSSTYGHLDMNDTSELNYSNQAQQSICFQPAAEAVPGEMGISSTNDGEEIFNAETVTAQARDGLSFGISGGSVGMCASHEAEIHGADVSVHRTDSVVGDVEPRIEDAENQGQTGESAPDPGLMDEVVPDEINREDPHGDSQEMLSRSLGRADSGSKVDGSAKAESVESGEKISQSCKLVPDNSAHPSLSCNANLYSGNETPKKEVTNAGKSSSINNCPYPDPESDYAVAHGIGLPKGESNYEEAIEFDPIIHHNQFCPWVNGNVAAAGCSNSGSSTSADVVALCGWQLTLDALDALRSLGHIPVQTVQSESAASLHKDDHQTPGKKLLRRHSMNKSHGQH